A part of Salmo trutta chromosome 15, fSalTru1.1, whole genome shotgun sequence genomic DNA contains:
- the esama gene encoding endothelial cell adhesion molecule a: MEMFTSRKLCILLSFTFFLFFTGVLAQIQMPQKTMEVIEGQKVVLQAWYSTSSLTGKNTVLWNFVANNTQLIISYTPDSISFGSPQFGERVGFTATMPSTNLSLYINNTLESDSGRYLCQVIIPGAMGLTGELSLNVNVPPAVPECSLSGKPVLKGNVTLSCKSKSGKPIPMYKWKKTSPPSEVFFSPMLNEKTGTLKLSNLSSSMSGKYVCTASNTAGNDSCYINLEVITSTNAGMIAGATVGSVLVFIFIILFLIYLLRRKRDYEEDRANDIKEDAQAPKRISWAKSAGSGSDVVSKNGTLSSITTTANRPHQREPSSQHHHHNHHLQHYPQRPPSDTASIITATGSVSGYRAGPRHGASTHAVPDYGYNMATPLPRGQLANSAASSANGSPMPRTKHPQSYTQPQAVPASPRPPPLPTVVTASNISRMGGVPIMVPAQNQAGSLV; this comes from the exons GTGTGCTGGCCCAGATCCAGATGCCGCAGAAGACCATGGAAGTGATCGAGGGTCAGAAAGTGGTGCTGCAGGCTTGGTACAGCACCAGCTCCCTCACTGGCAAGAACACCGTTCTCTGGAACTTTGTGGCCAATAACACCCAACTG ATCATCTCGTACACCCCAGACTCGATCAGTTTTGGCAGCCCCCAGTTCGGGGAGCGTGTGGGCTTCACGGCCACCATGCCCTCAACCAACCTGTCCCTGTACATCAACAACACGTTGGAGTCGGACTCAGGACGCTACCTCTGCCAGGTCATCATTCCCGGGGCAATGGGCCTGACTGGAGAACTTAGCCTCAACGTCAATG TCCCTCCTGCTGTCCCAGAGTGCTCTCTGTCAGGGAAGCCTGTTCTGAAGGGCAACGTCACACTGAGCTGCAAGTCCAAGTCAGGAAAGCCCATCCCAATGTACAAGTGGAAGAAGACCAGCCCCCCGTCCGAGGTCTTCTTTTCTCCCATGCTCA ATGAAAAAACAGGCACGCTGAAGCTGAGCAACTTGAGCAGCAGCATGTCTGGGAAGTACGTTTGTACGGCCAGCAACACAGCTGGCAATGACAGCTGCTACATCAACCTGGAGGTCATTACCT CGACTAATGCAGGGATGATTGCTGGAGCCACGGTGGGCTCTGTGTTGGTcttcatattcatcatcctcttcctcatctaCCTTCTGAGGCGAAAGAGAGACTATGAAGAGGACCGGGCCAACGACATCAA GGAAGATGCTCAGGCGCCCAAGCGCATCTCGTGGGCCAAGAGCGCCGGCTCAGGATCGGACGTGGTCTCCAAGAACGGCACACtctcctccatcaccaccactgCCAACAGGCCCCACCAGAGGGAGCCCTCGtcccagcaccaccaccacaaccaccacctccAGCATTATCCCCAACGCCCTCCCTCTGACACAGCCTCCATCATCACAGCCACAGGCAGCGTCTCTGGCTACCGAGCTGGACCACGCCATGGAGCCTCCACCCACGCCGTGCCGGACTACGGCTACAACATGGCTACACCCCTGCCCCGCGGTCAACTGGCTAATTCTGCAGCATCCAGTGCCAACGGTAGCCCCATGCCCAGAACCAAGCACCCACAGTCCTATACCCAGCCACAGGCAGTACCTGCTTCCCCGCGCCCACCACCTCTGCCCACCGTTGTGACTGCGTCCAACATCTCCCGCATGGGAGGGGTGCCCATCATGGTGCCAGCTCAGAACCAGGCTGGCTCGCTGGTGTAA